Below is a window of Camelus bactrianus isolate YW-2024 breed Bactrian camel chromosome 7, ASM4877302v1, whole genome shotgun sequence DNA.
TCCTTGAGGTTTGGCAGAGACTCAATGGTACCATGGTACAGGGCACTAAGGGCATTGCTGTTAAGCATGAGTGATTCCAGCTTGGGTAGTCTGAAAAATGCATTCGGGTGAATGTAAGACAACCTGGGGTTGTTAGTagcttctatttttcttaaatctggCAAGTTATCCACAGCAAGACTGTCGATGGAAACCAGTTCAGGCATATTATTTATTCCCAACTCTTTTAAGTGTAGCATATTGCTAAAATCACCCCTCCTTATTTGATTAATAGGATTTTTATTTAGATCCAAAAATTTGAGATTTACCACTTTTTGAAGAGCAACATGGGGCACTTTAATAAGCCTGTTGTCATAAAAAGAGATGCTTTCTAAGTTTTCAAGCCCAACCAAGGCATTATCTGGTATTTCTGTGAGGTTTATACCAGCTATAACCAGGCTGCGAAGATTGATAAGTGGCTTAAAGTTCATGTCTTTGATTCGGATGATTGGATTTTCCCCAATCATCAGAATCTCCAGATTGGGAAGAGCATCAAACCACTGACTATTGATCATCTGCAATTTATTTGAATTGAGATGAAGTCGAAGAAGATTATGTAGGCCAATAAAGGCTCCGGGTGAAATTGTAGAAAGCAAGTTGTGATTAATATAGAGTTCTTGTAAGTTGCTCAGTCCAGACAGACATTTTTCAGGCAGctcagtaagtttgttttcttctaggtacACAGAAAGAAGCTGAGGCATCTTTTTTACATTAATATTGGTGACTGAAGATAAATTGTTTTGAGATAAGTCCAGGCCAGTAAGGTTTACTGGAAAGTTTATGGAGTATTCAATCTTTGCAATATTGTTAGTCTGAAGGAGCAGAATCTGTGTGTCAGCAGGCAATCTGGCTGGGAAATTTAAAAGACCTAAATCATTGCAATCCACTGTAGATGCTTCCATATAAATGGATCTAGGTGTAAACCAGGGCCGGATTTCACATGTACATAATTGTGGGCAATCCGCTTTTTTATCTACAGCTTGTACTAGTGTAGTGATAGCTAGGCCAAGTAGCACATGAATTTGGAGTGGCAGGTCCTTCATCTTAGCTTTCTTCTTCAGAAATTTAATGGGCCCTTAAGGATTCCGCAGTCACTGCTAGTAAGATCAGTAAGAGCTGACTGATAAGGAAAAGAGTTGCATTTGTCAAATGATGAATGCCATAGAACTGAGAAGTTTTTCTTCATGGAAATAAGTGCCAGTACCACGACTGCAATGTCCAGAAATGTCATGCATATTGAAAAAGAGGTTCCTGTCTCCTTTATGATAGAATATTGATAAACTTTTTGAAGATGGAGTATGTGTAGATGGCCACGGGAAGTTAAGCAATTCATTTATTTAGGAGTATAACATTCAAATCCCATGCTTGTTCAGTACTGGCAGGAATAGCAGCATGATGCtaactataataaaataaaagataaaaggaaaaaagagaaaaagaattagtCCAAAGGGAAAAAACTCCATAATTAATATCCATTAACTAATTATGATTATCTTATATATAATATTGTTAGCTCACAGTTAATTCAGTATGTTTGATGACTTTATCCTTGTTATGACTGTCCTTAATAGTTATTGGCCTAGACATTGGACAGGCTGAGAAACTGAATATAGAGAAGACTGAAGCACATTAACCATAATGAATATGCTTCcaaaatttgtctattttttcaaaatctttgCTGGTTTATACCTtgtaattttacttatttgtcaTTCTCTTTGATAActggttacaggggaaaaaagaaaacctttcagTGATGGCTGTTTTATTTTCCCCTagggagagaaaattaaaaggttattaataaataatactaTTCAGTTACAATCAAATGAGTTAGCCTACAGTCCTCAGGTTCTCAGGAGATGCCATTTagaagcaaaattataaaatgaactAGAAGTAGCGGTATTTAGCTGAatttcactttttcattcatacttCCCTCCACAGCCTTTTTTTTGTATCAAGTGACTTGAATTTTGCCATATTTGGAAAAGATTAAGTCTAACTTGCTGTTGATGCACCTGTATGTTGTC
It encodes the following:
- the LRRN3 gene encoding leucine-rich repeat neuronal protein 3; the protein is MKDLPLQIHVLLGLAITTLVQAVDKKADCPQLCTCEIRPWFTPRSIYMEASTVDCNDLGLLNFPARLPADTQILLLQTNNIAKIEYSINFPVNLTGLDLSQNNLSSVTNINVKKMPQLLSVYLEENKLTELPEKCLSGLSNLQELYINHNLLSTISPGAFIGLHNLLRLHLNSNKLQMINSQWFDALPNLEILMIGENPIIRIKDMNFKPLINLRSLVIAGINLTEIPDNALVGLENLESISFYDNRLIKVPHVALQKVVNLKFLDLNKNPINQIRRGDFSNMLHLKELGINNMPELVSIDSLAVDNLPDLRKIEATNNPRLSYIHPNAFFRLPKLESLMLNSNALSALYHGTIESLPNLKEISIHSNPIRCDCVIRWINMNKTNIRFMEPDSLFCVDPPEFQGQNVRQVHFREMMEICLPLIAPESFPSNLDLEAGSCVSLHCRATAEPQPEIYWITPSGKKLLPNTVTEKFYVHSEGTLDISGITPTEGGLYTCIATNLVGADLKSIMIKVDGSFPQDNNGSLKIKIKDVQANSVLVSWKASSKILKSSVKWTAFVKTENSHAAQSARIPSDVKVYNLTHLNPSTEYKICIDIPTIYQTSRKQCVNVTTKGLDPDQKKYEKSNTTTFMACLGGFLGIIGVICLFSCLSQEMNCDGGHSYVSNYLQKPTIAFSELYPPLINLWEAGREKGTALEVKATVIGVPTNMS